Proteins co-encoded in one Cygnus olor isolate bCygOlo1 chromosome 6, bCygOlo1.pri.v2, whole genome shotgun sequence genomic window:
- the SPC25 gene encoding kinetochore protein Spc25, with the protein MSNVKTEDDIMLVEREMKEFWAELKGVYGTEQLKQTLALRDSCKESLKVLSEKWAKKLKEGDLMIDKIQEYRNEILRQNKHISENQEHLTEIKSNLNHEEEQKKELTDSIQELKEELMKKKEVISSKNKAAKERVERLCKSKELFEERLGLEIRRIHDEQLQFIFRHIDHKDPDKPYVFTLSINDQGDYEVTSCTPPLDCIAEFQLKVRETNNFSAFVANIRKAFTALSYKQSA; encoded by the exons ATGTCTAATGTAAAGACAGAGGACGACATAATGCTCGTTGAGAGGGAAATGAAGGAGTTCTGGGCCGAGCTGAAGGGCGTTTATGGCACGGAGCAGCTCAAGCAGACCCTAGCGCTGAGGGACTCCTGCAAGGAGTCCCTGAAGGTGCTCTCAG AGAAATGGGCCAAGAAGCTGAAAGAAGGGGACCTGATGATCGATAAAATTCAGGAGTATAGAAATG AGATTCTTCGGCAGAATAAACACATATCAGAAAATCAAGAAcatttgacagaaataaaatctaacCTAAACCATGAAGAAGAGCAAAAGAAGGAGTTAACTGACAGTATCCAAGAGCTTAAAGAGGAgctgatgaagaaaaaggaag TGATATCTTCTAAAAACAAGGCTGCTAAGGAGAGAGTGGAACGACTTTGCAAGTCTAAAGAGTTGTTTGAAGAGCGGCTTGGATTGGAAATACGTAGAATTCATG ATGAACAGTTACAGTTTATATTCAGACATATTGACCACAAAGATCCTGACAAGCCGTATGTGTTTACCCTTTCCATAAATGACCAGGGAGATTATGAAG tGACTTCCTGTACTCCTCCTCTGGATTGTATAGCAGAGTTCCAGCTGAAAGTGAGAGAAACTAACAACTTCTCTGCATTTGTTGCCAACATCAGAAAGGCTTTCACTGCTTTATCTTATAAACAGTCTGCCTAA